The following coding sequences lie in one Lolium perenne isolate Kyuss_39 chromosome 2, Kyuss_2.0, whole genome shotgun sequence genomic window:
- the LOC127335201 gene encoding uncharacterized protein, with protein MKTQMVIRIHVNSDKAYSKAIKVAAGVTGVQSVTIAGEDKNLLLVIGVGIDSNRITEKLRRKVGPAEVVELHTVDHHHDGSNHHGGNHHPYRHHPNQSLYKHEAARDLHYYTGGYQNAAGAYGQDYYGYGGGYQQGQQYKQHDYYAYAPTPGNTHTVVHHGHNGYSDDSCSIM; from the exons atgaag ACGCAGATGGTTATCAGGATCCACGTCAACTCCGACAAAGCCTATTCCAAAGCTATCAAGGTGGCTGCTGGGGTCACCG GGGTGCAGTCTGTAACGATCGCGGGAGAGGATAAGAACCTGCTGCTGGTGATCGGCGTCGGGATCGACTCCAACCGCATCACCGAGAAGCTGCGCCGCAAGGTCGGCCCCGCCGAGGTGGTGGAGCTGCACACCGTCGACCACCACCACGACGGATCAAACCACCACGGCGGCAACCACCACCCTTACCGCCACCACCCGAACCAGAGCCTGTACaagcacgaggccgcgcgcgacCTCCACTACTACACCGGGGGCTACCAGAACGCGGCAGGAGCGTACGGGCAGGACTACTACGGCTACGGCGGTGGCTACCAGCAGGGCCAGCAGTACAAGCAGCACGACTACTATGCCTATGCGCCGACGCCGGGGAACACCCACACGGTGGTGCACCACGGCCACAACGGCTACTCCGATGACAGCTGCTCCATCATGTAG